One genomic region from Lineus longissimus chromosome 6, tnLinLong1.2, whole genome shotgun sequence encodes:
- the LOC135489370 gene encoding uncharacterized protein LOC135489370, which yields MEKPIGFDIQTEWEIKGGVYIGHILEKCDDGSLTPDEIDDTYASSVILTNPNNAATEPTTVCTINLVPSHNNTDVFIEGISLISEAKFIEVHSQKQGYLGTGKGTPIKSTSGAEIYVKDVLFEKPVPECSIKFLKYENKDQLRVFKIRVRTRGVSPSMSTGSINYDKVQELLDDMGQTIPDEAKSMLQSVRNYQQSHVGASSMMSPGGGQAAGMTGLLAMMSRLSTADATGVTSPTSQSITEGDLMNMMQGMMGGQTSDSSVMLDSLRNICGTVSKQRQLEETVSKVAPPVGDSSSMEATTPEAVLEVVDKKISDMEKKIMTNVDEKLQGVETRIMSKLDLLLNLMADKPPGGESTSAKTGGDGDMALD from the exons ATGGAGAAACCAATCGGGTTTGATATTCAGACCGAATGGGAGATTAAAGGAGGGGTGTATATTGGACATATTTTAGAGAAATGTGATGATGG GTCTTTAACGCCTGATGAAATAGATGACACTTATGCAAGCAGTGTGATTCTCACCAATCCAAATAATGCCGCAACAGAGCCCACCACAGTCTGCACCATAAACTTAGTGCCCTCGCACAACAACACAGATGTGTTTATTGAGGGAATATCATTAATCAGTGAGGCAAAGTTCATAGAAGTCCACTCGCAGAAGCAGGGTTACCTTGGTACTGgaaaggggacaccaatcaaaAGTACGAGTGGAGCAGAGATTTATGTTAAGGATGTTCTCTTTGAGAAGCCAGTGCCAGAATGTTCGATCAAG tttttgaagtatGAAAATAAAGACCAGCTCCGGGTCTTCAAAATTAGAGTGAGAACAAGAGGTGTGTCGCCATCAATGTCAACAGGTAGCATCAACTATGACAAAGTGCAGGAACTCCTTGACGACATGGGCCAGACCATACCAGATGAAGCAAAGAGTATGTTGCAGTCTGTCAGAAACTACCAGCAG TCTCATGTTGGAGCATCCAGCATGATGTCACCTGGAGGAGGACAAGCTGCAGGAATGACAGGACTCTTAGCTATGATGTCTCGTCTGTCAACTGCTGATGCCACGGGAGTCACTAGCCCCACGTCACAATCTATAACTGAGGGAGATTTAATGAACATGATGCAGGGCATGATGGGGGGACAGACGTCAGACTCTTCTGTCATGCTAGATTCACTCCGTAATATCTGTGGAACTGTTTCAAAGCAGCGCCAACTTGAAGAAACTGTTTCAAAGGTGGCACCACCTGTAGGTGATTCAAGTAGTATGGAAGCTACTACACCTGAAGCTGTCTTAGAAGTTGTTGATAAAAAGATTTCGGACATGGAAAAGAAAATTATGACAAATGTAGATGAGAAGCTCCAAGGGGTGGAGACGCGGATCATGAGTAAATTAGATTTGTTACTCAATTTAATGGCAGATAAGCCGCCTGGTGGTGAATCTACCAGTGCAAAGACTGGGGGAGATGGTGATATGGCATTAGACTGA